The Camelina sativa cultivar DH55 chromosome 16, Cs, whole genome shotgun sequence sequence GTAACCAATTCAAAGTAGAAGTATCAAGAATGATCTAGAATACTTCTACACTCAATGGGCTACCAATTGCATTCAAAGTATAGATCAAACCGAGAATTATGAGTAACTAAATTGCATTCTTCGTTGGTCtaccattcttcttttcttttgccaaaGTGTTCTCTTCACCCGTTTGCCAAAGCTTGTAATGGACTTTACTTGAATTAAGTACAAAATGTTACCAAAGTGTTCTCTTCACCCGTTTTAGCTTTGAGTTAATCAAACGAAGCCGTGTGATTTCTGTCAAAACATCTAGAAACAACGCAACTATGTAAGCGTCCTAATAAGAGTTATCAAAACTAACCATCTCATTAATTACTCATTACAGAAAACTCAACCAGTAGACCTTTAGAATGTTTAAGCAATCAATCATCTAGGCAACTGACCTATTGGGTTAGAATCATTAGGTGCAAGCCGGCAATTACAATCTTGACAATGACTAATTGAAATTTGTAAGCTACTAATTAAAAACTCTACGATTTCAATACTAGTCTCTCCTATGTCATATTTTAGAAGATGCTTTCGAatgtttctgtttcatttttttcagtttatacagaaatttaaatataattaatttttttatgactatttttttattgatttttttgttagatagtattaaatgtttaaaaaaaaagttgatgtaAATTCTTAATTCTTCTACTTTTGTCTTAAACATTATAAAGAAACATGATAACAATAAATTTCGTAAGTAGAATCCTTAAAGCAAAGAattgacaaataaataaaacccaTTCCTATAAAGCAGATTTATGGACGACAAAGCGGAAGCAGATCCGTGTAATTAACACTAACAATACCATTGTTCACATTTAAACGTGCCGAAGAGTCACTCTTGAGAATAGTTTTAAGAGTGGCATTAATAAGTGATTATCAATTTCATGTATCCTTTAATATAACATCCACTACGTCATACTTCCTAGAGACTTTTGTTGGTGATTCGATTAGTGGATTACATATTGATTCCTTAACTAATGGTTTAATGGAGAAAGCTTAACTAACAAAGTAGAAATTAAAGTAAAGTTGCATCGTCGAAGAGTCATTTTCCCAATATAAAGGCATAATCCCACTAAACTCGAACTCATgctattcaaaattttgtaaatcacTACTTATTATTGATTCAAACAAATGAAAGTAgttacatataatatttatatttatatttatttatttgtagtCATTCTAAGTCTTCGtcctatcttttttttctttccattgtCTCCTATTTATAATCACATTTTTATTGTAACGCGTCTcgcaaatattttgtttatggatgtgacttatgattttgtcttttacttttgtttgatCTAACTTAAAGCATCACGATTTGCTTTGTGACATTGCTCTTTTGGTGTTGATGCGAATAGCATAAAATAAGCCAATTTATACATTTTAGAAACACGTATTAAGAATTTTATTAGGCAATCGTTAAACAAAGAAACGCGGCTATCAACTTTTGTTTGTTCCACACCACTTACACAGAATAGAAGTTCCTTACAAACTGTTACTTGGTCAAACTATGAATGGACTAAAACAAgtaagttgtaattttttttattttacgtTCCTTTGTAGGTGGTAAGAGTTTGATAGTCTTAGAAAGCCATTTGAAAATTcattacttttcttttcataagtcattaacttgaagaagaagaaaaaaaagacagctCTTACTAAGACCAATTTTGGTTTAGGTAAAtcaaatgttatttttgaaCATCCATTACTTTTCTATATTGAGTAAAACAAATGTGATACGGAttcgtttgttgttttttaaagtgTAAGGATATAAATGAAGAAAGAGACAAGTTATGTCGATTCATTATATTTGACGTTTTGTAACCATAAATATACGATTACGCGAAGGTAATTTAATTAACGCGGTGTTGTCAAACCATTAAATATTACCAGCTGTAGTTAATTTAATTCACTGATAATCAAATTTTAGTAGTATTGGAAAATTAATGGATCCAATGAAGAAACAATCATATTACAGTACATTGTTAGTCCGTAGGGTGTGTCAGTGTGTGGTacataattaattgattttttatttctagcAGAAAATAGAAAACTGTTCAATTATAGTAGCAGTGTAGCACCAAGTAATATTATTCATTCATCATGGCAAACCAGTTTTAAAATCActcacaaactatttttttcatattaatggAGTAGTCATTAGTCATTGACGACGCGTCTAGTGTCATGACTTTGGATGGAAACGTAAGTATATATTTTTCGATAAGGTATGACCAAATAAATACACGAATGgtcttagtttttattttatttttcaatccttatttatataatattggCCTTTTCTCCTCGTTTGCATGGGAATTGAGTCCAGGACTAACCATTAAGACGGCTACATAAAATAAAGTATTAGGCAATGGATTGTTTTCCTTTAACTGTCTTTAGAGTTAAGCCATCGAAAGTAtaatttctatgtataaaacaCTTGTTCATTCATGCATGATCATTAGTTTATTGACCGATTTTTATGCGTCAATCTAATTTAAAAGGCATTCAACGTAATATGTGGCGGAACAACTAACGTTTTACACTATCTATTGGGAAGGCCAATATGTGACAGAACACTAGGTTTACACCCTTTTTTTACACGACTAATTTACTCAAAGATgtaataagaaaatcaaaaattgtGGACGAgcaattttaacttttattttagtttcagTTAGGACTTACGAGATAATAGATGACGTTACTAATTCCACAAATTGATTAAACTATATTTGAAAACTTATTTTATATCTTcaactaaaatgtaaaaattattaGTCAATTTTCCATGATCCTTTTTTAAGACTTTTACATGCATGGATTTGGTTATGGTCGGATTGAACCCATTAAATCATCGATCAGTTTGATATAAGAAAACTTAGTGTTTCTACTCAACAATATTGCTTATGGTCATTTGAGTTTGATAAACAATattgtttcattattttgtttcgTTGTTGTTAGAAGACTTTCTTAATCAGTAGATGAGTCTCCAGTCGTACAACTCGTCTAAAATTAAaactcttaagaaaaaaaattatgcactACCAGAAAATATActacttaaaaattaaaaccattCAGTTTTGTCGTATTCATCAACCATTTCTTTTGGTCCTATACTCCTACTTCTATCTATATCTCTCTACTCCATTGCATGGGCACCAATACCTATATCATAATATCAACAACTACACATTCGAATGTGTTGAAAATACACATTTTGAATCTTAATAGACTAGTGTAAAAAGTATTTTCATGTCATACTAGTCCCACGTTTTTGCTATAccttcaaattaaaataatacgaATTCATATCACAAATTATAGAACACACCACTATAAATACCGTTACATGCAAAATCAGTTCTCCAAAATCTTCacttcataaattattattttactcatcaacaaaagaataatGGTCCTCTTCGCTTTATcagcaacaacttcttcttcttcttcttcttcaaagctAAAAAAACAACATCCACACCAAAGCTTGTCCGAGTCTCTAATGGAACACAGTATCCAAGACGCCGAAGCTATCATAAACCGATGGATATCACCACAAGTACTTCTCACCTCTTCTTCTTACTGCTCCATCTCTTCCTTATTCTCATCCAAAAAAAACCGCGAAGAAGCCAAACGATTCATCGACGCGGTGCACACCTTACACTCGGGTATGATGAGACTAATCTCAGTGAATCCAACGTCCACAAAACTCATCCAAGCTGAGAATCTAATGCGTATCTCAATGACTCATCTCTCCAAAGAGTTTTACCGTATCCTCAAATCAAACCGACGGTACCTCGACCCTGAATCAGTCTCCAACCGCTCTTCTTCGAGAGCTCCCGAATCAGATTCCAAAACCATGGGCGACCTAAAAATGATCTCTGATTGCATGACTTCATCAGGATACGCTCAAGAATGCTTCAAAACCTATATAAAAATCCGTAAATCGATCATCGTCGACGCGTTGAACCAACTCGGATTCGAGAATCTAACTCTTTATCAGATACAGAGACTTGAATGGGAAGttctggagaagaagatacgTAAATGGATAAGGATCACAACAAGAGCTGTGAATACTCTCTTCTACGGTGAACGTATCCTCTCCGATCACGTCTtctcatcatcgtcgtcatcgaTTCGTGAATCTTCTTTCGCTGAAATCACATTACAAACCGGTTTAGCTCTGTTTAGTCTCCCGGAAAAAATGGCGAAATGTAATAAAAAATCTCCGGAGAAGATCTTCCTCACTCTCGATGTTTATGAAACCGTTACAGAGCTTTTACCTAAGATCGACGAGCTCTTCAGCTCCGATTCAACGTCTTTGCTCAAATCACAAGTCGATTTGAGTTTATCGAATCTAAGAGACGGTGTGGTTTCGATGATCGACGGATTCGAATCTTGGATTTCTAAAGAATCGTCGAGATATTTGATCTCCGGCGGCGGAATCCATCAATTGACGAGGTACGTTATGAGTTTCATCGTCTTCCTCGCTGATTACAGCGAGTTACTCCCCGATATCATCGTCACCAAATCGTTGCCTTCAccgggagaagaagagagctccGGGGACTCGGATCCGGTTAAATCGAGGATCGCGTGGCTGATTCTGTTCTTACTCTGCAAAATCGACGCCAAGTCTCGTCTCTACAACGACGTGGCTCTCTCGTATCTGTTTCTCATCAACAACCTCAACTACGTTTTGGTTAAAGTGAGATCGTCGAATCTGAAGGTGGTTCTGAGTGAGGATTGGGTTGAGAAGCATGAAGCGAAGGTGAAGAAGTATGTCGCCAAGTTTGAGGAGATCGTTTGGGGAGAGACGATGGCGTCACTCAATTCTGATGATGATGGGTTTGAGGTGACGGCGGAGGAGAGGATTAAGCGGTTTAGTGATGGGTTTGAGGTGGCGTATAAGAGGCAAACCGGTTGGGTTGTACCGGATTCGAAATTGAGAGATGAGATTAAACGGTCTGTTGGGATGATGATTATACCGAGATACTCGGGTTTTTGTGAAAGGAACCGGGTCGGGTTATGGGAGAATGTTGGGTTTGACCCTGAGGATATTGGGAATTATCTTTCGGATTTGTATTTTGGGTCTCATGGATCAGGGAGTGTTTCGTCTATTCATTCTTCAGGTTCTTATTAGTTAGATGGGATAGATATATGAGTAATTAAAACATAGGGTAAACATTGCATTAATATCTGTATTAacatttttcaagtacattttgtgttacgtccttttagttttgtttatttaaatttttatttacaacattaatccttcaaaagtttccaaaaaataacattacttcagattttctttcctaaatattttacattccatttCAACTAAAAAATTACACTAAAATCAATATGTAAAcacaaaatatgatatatttaactacaacttctattgtgtattgaaaatattctatctatgaatcttttgcaaaccaagaaaataataatttgattcctattttgttttcaaaaacctctgagttttgattcttaacgtaaagagaacttcgattcacatttatttaaatattataattaatatatagacttaataaaattttaaaatattacgaatatgtaaaattaaaaaagttctAAATACTAGATAATAGATGGGTTATAAAGAcaacatgttggaattaataagctatcattaaatttgtgctaacacgagttaaatcctcattttattatttgtcaacaatattaatattagaatatttgacatatgaaattaagttgatttaactaagattgtgtaaaataattaaatcattaggaataatgtgacttaatcatagcgtataaatgacttattatgtatttagatcccttattttttttgttataagaattaaaaatcaaaataaagtctcacactaaacaaaacaaactaaatataacaaacaaatagtcatgaaatatattacgggttaaaaatgaatataaatatttagctaAACAAACGGtcgaaaaatttagttattgctctatttgcaaaacatcaaatatttatcaaaaaaatacaatatataaatataaataataataaaaattatatgcacgcggtgtaccgcgggttaaaatctagttaataGACTATTTTATGTATTCCTAATAAAAAAGTGTATGTACCTCTTACTTGTAttgtgttttttatatatatatatatatatatatattgtgtttttaataactaattttttaagaaCGTACCTTGTAAGGGATAAGTGATCATAGTCACCATCAAGACCAATCTCTTGTGTGAGGGGAGTTTGGAGCTCCAAATTCTgagaaaatagaataaaaatgaaattgatataaaaatataattttcatacACATAATTAGTTACGATGTATAACTAATTCAAATATCATTACATCTCATTTAccaattttcttaattcttttggtctaaaactttttaaaactatGTTAAATTCTGAGATTAATTTTAGTCgtaccaaaaaaacacaaatgaggGTGTATTGAATCTAgcattttaagtgatttatgtaaaatttacaaatcataggttattcaatcatgaaaatttaaaaagtttaatgaaATCCATCATTATTGAACTTTTTGTtaagatcatcatcattcaatGATTCAAACATATCCCAATATATGGTAATTACACACTATTGACTAGTAAAGTCCTAACATATTGagaaattcctcaaaataccatcatttaagtattttttccaaaaatacaacacTTGAAGTTTTCTTTCCTaaaataccacaaacacaacaatTGATTTATCTAGGTTTTGGTTGACAATTTCATATTTAGGTACAGTTTtaaggggtagggtttagtatttgggatTTAAGTTTAAGTTTTGAATATGAAAACTTTAGTTTagttttgtggtatttttggaaaaaaactcattttagtggtatttttaggaaataaaactaaaagtggtatttaaaaaaaaaaatattttagtagtaTTTATAAGAATTGCCCTGAGAATATCATGGtcgttttttctttataaaataaatatgattttccataaaatatacaattttttccTCAAATTTGTGAGAATATCATggtcgtttttttttaatattatcttatcggtatttatgttttgttaagtTTCATACTGGATTTCGATAAATCACAGATAAATTTTTTGAATGcatcttattttaataaaagaaaaatggcAAACGGTGGAAATACTAGTAACTAGGTTTGAACCCGCGGgataaaaatttctaaattatcgtttttgtttttcatgttcTTTAGTTAAgagtttatttattaattttgatacTATTAATGTGATTTTAATTAGATGTTactttttaatactattattagtggatattgtttaaaaattatatatgttagttACTTATATTTACTTACATATTAATAAATTGATTGGAACCCGTGGTACACCGcatgaaaatttttaatttattgcgataaattttttagtttattcagttttaaaatttacaatataattttataattagtttagttcacattattatttatatagtttaaaattatatacatgtttttagtGGTTGTATTTGCTTAGCAAATGTGTTAATTTATCTTAATGtattaaaatgattttagtGTAGTAAGTTCGGGCAGAGCAATACCTGGTATCCGTATTTAACCATTTTGAAGCATAATAGGACCAATAAATGAATgaattttatattcatttacTCATGGTAAAAACCTAGCATAGGGTATTGATTTTTTACTATATGTCCTGTTACTCGACCCGTTACACCCAAATTATTACCTGACTTAAgtacaattttattaatataatagaattgatcagtattttatttttatgtattgtAATCAATTTACAAACATatatctaattatatattatttacacatcttattagaatttttatcattatttatagtttcattttgtaaaaacataatatattgtaaaaagCATTTCAGTAAAAAGTGTGTTACAGGAATATGTGaaatcttttaatttgtgaatatGTAAGTAACATAATGTAGTGTGTATTACTAATATAACTTCA is a genomic window containing:
- the LOC104750028 gene encoding exocyst complex component EXO70B1-like, producing the protein MVLFALSATTSSSSSSSKLKKQHPHQSLSESLMEHSIQDAEAIINRWISPQVLLTSSSYCSISSLFSSKKNREEAKRFIDAVHTLHSGMMRLISVNPTSTKLIQAENLMRISMTHLSKEFYRILKSNRRYLDPESVSNRSSSRAPESDSKTMGDLKMISDCMTSSGYAQECFKTYIKIRKSIIVDALNQLGFENLTLYQIQRLEWEVLEKKIRKWIRITTRAVNTLFYGERILSDHVFSSSSSSIRESSFAEITLQTGLALFSLPEKMAKCNKKSPEKIFLTLDVYETVTELLPKIDELFSSDSTSLLKSQVDLSLSNLRDGVVSMIDGFESWISKESSRYLISGGGIHQLTRYVMSFIVFLADYSELLPDIIVTKSLPSPGEEESSGDSDPVKSRIAWLILFLLCKIDAKSRLYNDVALSYLFLINNLNYVLVKVRSSNLKVVLSEDWVEKHEAKVKKYVAKFEEIVWGETMASLNSDDDGFEVTAEERIKRFSDGFEVAYKRQTGWVVPDSKLRDEIKRSVGMMIIPRYSGFCERNRVGLWENVGFDPEDIGNYLSDLYFGSHGSGSVSSIHSSGSY